The Carnobacterium divergens genome includes a window with the following:
- a CDS encoding putative metal homeostasis protein, with amino-acid sequence MEKQDLSSAYRRLVKSTNRKTRKRALKLIHEHKRKRTKQGIQLTK; translated from the coding sequence ATGGAAAAACAAGATTTATCAAGCGCCTATCGTCGTTTAGTTAAAAGTACAAATAGAAAAACACGAAAAAGAGCATTAAAACTTATCCATGAACATAAAAGAAAGAGAACTAAACAAGGGATACAGCTGACAAAATAA
- the rpsN gene encoding 30S ribosomal protein S14 yields the protein MAKKSKIVKAEKQRQLVRDYALIRKELKKQKNYQALAKLPKDSNPNRLRNRDQLDGRPRGYLRKFGLSRINFRELALKGQIPGVKKASW from the coding sequence ATGGCAAAAAAATCAAAAATAGTAAAAGCAGAAAAACAACGTCAACTGGTTCGTGACTATGCCTTAATTCGTAAAGAATTAAAAAAACAAAAAAATTATCAAGCCTTAGCAAAATTACCAAAAGATTCAAATCCGAATCGCTTAAGAAATCGAGATCAACTAGATGGCCGTCCCAGAGGATATTTACGCAAATTTGGCTTATCGAGAATTAACTTTCGAGAATTGGCATTGAAGGGTCAAATTCCAGGTGTGAAAAAAGCAAGCTGGTAG
- a CDS encoding ABC transporter substrate-binding protein, whose amino-acid sequence MKKLGTLIAAILILCGGLYAYAKHLEKAQGFSGNNTITLYNWGDYIDPSLIKKFEKETNYKISYETFDSNEAMFTKIKQGGTAYDLTIPSEYMIQKMIKEKMLVPLDKSKIKGLNHIDPRFMDLAFDQKNTYSIPYFWGTLGIIYNDKYIKASDMQHWNDLWRPELKNNLMLIDGAREVMGLSLNSLGYSLNSKNQTELDEAAAKLSTLTPNVKAIVADEIKMYMIQEESAAAVTFSGEASEMLDNNEHLHYVIPSEGSNLWFDNFVIPKTAKNKEGAYAFINFMLEPKNAAQNAEYIGYSTPNKDAMKYLPKEIANDKQFYPSDETMSHLEVYQDLGADYLAIYNDLFLEFKMYRK is encoded by the coding sequence ATGAAAAAATTAGGAACCTTAATCGCAGCCATTTTAATTCTATGTGGTGGACTTTACGCCTATGCAAAGCATTTAGAAAAAGCACAAGGATTTTCAGGGAACAATACGATTACCCTCTATAACTGGGGAGATTACATTGACCCCTCTTTAATAAAGAAATTTGAAAAAGAAACAAACTATAAAATTTCCTATGAAACATTTGATTCAAATGAAGCGATGTTTACAAAAATCAAACAAGGTGGAACCGCCTATGATTTAACAATTCCTAGCGAATATATGATTCAAAAAATGATCAAAGAAAAGATGTTAGTTCCGCTAGACAAATCAAAGATCAAAGGTCTAAACCATATCGACCCGCGTTTTATGGATTTAGCTTTCGATCAAAAAAATACCTATTCGATTCCTTATTTTTGGGGAACGTTAGGAATTATTTACAATGATAAATATATAAAAGCGAGTGATATGCAACATTGGAATGATTTATGGCGACCAGAACTAAAAAATAATTTAATGTTGATTGATGGTGCTAGAGAAGTAATGGGGCTGTCGTTAAATAGTTTAGGCTATTCTCTAAATAGTAAAAACCAAACGGAGCTAGACGAGGCTGCAGCAAAATTAAGTACCTTAACCCCAAATGTCAAAGCCATCGTAGCCGACGAAATTAAAATGTATATGATTCAAGAAGAAAGTGCTGCTGCAGTGACTTTTTCTGGAGAAGCCAGTGAAATGTTAGACAACAATGAACATCTGCATTACGTGATTCCAAGTGAAGGCTCTAATCTTTGGTTTGATAATTTTGTTATTCCTAAAACCGCTAAAAATAAAGAAGGAGCCTACGCCTTCATTAATTTTATGCTAGAGCCTAAAAATGCAGCACAAAATGCAGAATATATTGGCTATTCTACGCCGAATAAGGATGCCATGAAGTATCTACCAAAAGAAATCGCAAATGATAAACAGTTTTATCCAAGTGATGAAACGATGTCCCATCTAGAAGTGTATCAAGATTTAGGTGCGGACTATTTAGCGATTTACAATGATTTGTTTTTAGAGTTTAAGATGTACCGAAAATAA
- a CDS encoding ABC transporter permease, whose product MKKGLLKGSNLYLIAVFSLLYAPIFYLIFYSFNAGGDMNGFSGFTWEHYLAVFEDKRLITIVLNTLLVAFLSALIATMIGTFGAMGIYYTKNRKTRNTLLSFNNILMVSPDVIIGASFLIFFTFLGLGLGFGSVLLSHIAFSIPIVVLMVLPKMQEMNDSMIMAARDLGANSLQVLSRIVLPSITPGILAGFFMAFTYSLDDFAVTFFVTGNGFSTLSVEIYSRARQGVSLEINALSALMFVFSLALVSGYYFIQQHNYSKKQKLRHKQHAEAVDMI is encoded by the coding sequence ATGAAAAAAGGCTTGTTAAAAGGTTCAAATTTGTATTTAATCGCTGTTTTTAGTTTATTGTATGCGCCCATCTTTTATTTGATTTTTTATTCCTTTAACGCAGGCGGTGATATGAATGGCTTCTCAGGCTTTACTTGGGAACATTATTTAGCGGTTTTTGAAGACAAACGGTTGATTACCATTGTCTTGAATACCTTATTGGTAGCCTTTCTGTCAGCATTGATTGCAACGATGATTGGAACGTTTGGGGCAATGGGCATTTATTATACAAAAAACAGAAAAACAAGAAATACGTTGCTTAGCTTCAATAATATTTTGATGGTTTCTCCTGACGTTATCATTGGGGCAAGCTTTTTGATTTTCTTTACCTTTTTAGGTTTAGGACTAGGGTTTGGTTCAGTTTTGCTTTCTCACATTGCCTTTAGCATTCCAATTGTTGTGCTAATGGTCTTGCCAAAAATGCAAGAAATGAATGACTCGATGATTATGGCTGCGCGAGATTTAGGAGCAAATAGCCTTCAAGTGCTAAGTCGTATTGTTTTGCCAAGTATCACGCCAGGTATTTTAGCAGGCTTTTTTATGGCTTTTACCTATTCGCTTGATGACTTTGCAGTGACTTTTTTCGTAACAGGAAATGGATTTAGTACGTTGTCTGTAGAAATTTATTCACGGGCCAGACAAGGGGTTAGTTTAGAAATCAACGCATTAAGTGCCTTGATGTTTGTTTTCTCACTAGCATTAGTTTCAGGTTATTATTTTATTCAACAACACAACTACAGCAAAAAACAAAAGCTAAGACATAAGCAGCATGCTGAGGCGGTGGATATGATATGA
- a CDS encoding ABC transporter permease: MTKQTKTFYFIPYVFWLVLFVIAPLLLILYQSFFNVEGQFTLENYQTYFTSGTYLKMTFNSVWYAFLITLFTLLISYPTAYFLNKTKHKQLWLMLIILPTWINLLLKAYAFIGIFSMNGSVNHFLEFIGIGRHQILFTDVSFMFVAAYIELPFMILPIFNAIEELNPSYISASRDLGANNFETFRRVIFPLTLNGVKSGVQAVFIPSLSLFMLTRLIGGNRVITLGTAIEQHFLVTQNWGMGSTIGVVLIVAMVFIMLLTGEKKKKGGKLK, encoded by the coding sequence ATGACAAAGCAAACAAAAACGTTTTATTTTATTCCCTATGTTTTTTGGCTAGTGCTATTTGTAATTGCCCCGCTATTATTGATTTTATATCAATCTTTTTTCAATGTAGAGGGTCAGTTTACGCTGGAAAATTATCAAACGTATTTTACTTCAGGTACGTATTTAAAAATGACCTTTAATTCCGTTTGGTATGCCTTTTTAATTACCTTATTTACGTTATTAATTAGCTATCCTACGGCGTATTTTTTAAATAAAACGAAGCACAAGCAATTGTGGCTAATGTTGATTATTTTGCCGACTTGGATTAATTTGCTTTTGAAGGCTTATGCTTTTATTGGAATATTTAGCATGAATGGGAGCGTCAATCACTTTTTAGAATTTATTGGCATTGGCAGACATCAAATTTTATTTACAGACGTGAGCTTTATGTTTGTTGCAGCCTATATTGAACTGCCTTTTATGATTTTGCCAATTTTTAATGCAATTGAAGAATTGAACCCTTCTTATATTAGCGCTAGCCGTGATCTAGGGGCGAATAATTTTGAAACCTTTAGACGAGTTATTTTTCCTTTAACACTAAACGGTGTGAAAAGTGGTGTTCAAGCAGTCTTTATTCCTTCACTATCCTTATTTATGCTAACGCGTTTAATTGGGGGGAATCGAGTGATTACCCTTGGAACGGCAATTGAGCAACATTTCTTAGTAACACAAAACTGGGGGATGGGTTCAACGATTGGCGTGGTTTTAATTGTTGCCATGGTCTTCATTATGCTCTTAACAGGGGAGAAGAAAAAAAAAGGGGGCAAACTTAAATGA
- a CDS encoding ABC transporter ATP-binding protein: MTKNSIIAFEHVVKQYDEDEPVLKQIDFEIERGKFYTLLGPSGCGKTTILKLIAGFIEASEGTILLDGKKVNDVPANKRKVNTVFQDYALFPHMNVFENIAFGLTIKKMDKTLIKEKVKDVLKMVQLSGYENRGISEMSGGQRQRVAIARALVNEPEVLLLDEPLSALDLKLRTEMQYELRALQRRLGITFVFVTHDQEEALAMSDEIFVMNKGEIIQSGTPVDIYDEPINRFVANFIGESNIVKGHMVADYEVKFVGHTFECVDAGMRDNEAVEIVIRPEDLAITSVEKGKLVATVDTQLFRGVHYEIICHDSEANEWVVHSTKKATIGAKVGLFFEAEDIHVMRFNETEEEFDARLESYEED, encoded by the coding sequence ATGACAAAAAATTCAATTATCGCATTTGAACATGTGGTGAAACAATACGACGAGGATGAGCCGGTTTTAAAGCAAATTGATTTTGAAATTGAACGTGGCAAATTTTATACCTTATTAGGACCATCTGGTTGTGGAAAAACAACGATTTTAAAATTGATTGCAGGGTTTATTGAAGCCTCAGAAGGAACGATTTTGTTAGATGGAAAAAAGGTTAACGATGTTCCAGCAAACAAGCGAAAAGTAAATACGGTTTTCCAAGACTACGCGTTATTTCCTCATATGAATGTCTTTGAAAATATCGCTTTTGGGCTAACGATTAAAAAAATGGATAAGACTTTGATTAAAGAGAAAGTAAAAGATGTACTAAAAATGGTTCAATTATCTGGTTATGAAAATCGTGGGATTAGTGAAATGTCAGGTGGTCAACGTCAGCGAGTAGCCATTGCGAGGGCGTTAGTAAACGAACCAGAAGTGCTTTTATTAGATGAACCTTTATCCGCGTTAGATTTAAAGTTGAGAACAGAAATGCAATATGAATTAAGAGCACTGCAACGTCGTTTAGGAATTACATTTGTATTTGTGACCCATGATCAAGAAGAAGCCTTGGCGATGAGTGATGAGATTTTTGTGATGAACAAAGGGGAAATTATTCAAAGTGGAACGCCAGTGGATATTTATGACGAACCGATTAACCGCTTTGTTGCGAATTTTATTGGCGAAAGCAATATTGTAAAAGGTCATATGGTGGCTGATTATGAAGTGAAATTTGTCGGGCATACCTTTGAATGTGTGGATGCAGGGATGAGAGATAATGAAGCCGTTGAGATCGTGATTCGTCCAGAAGATTTAGCCATTACATCGGTTGAAAAAGGCAAACTAGTTGCAACCGTTGATACACAATTGTTCCGCGGTGTTCACTATGAAATTATTTGTCACGATAGCGAAGCCAATGAATGGGTGGTTCATTCGACTAAAAAAGCAACAATTGGAGCAAAAGTAGGCTTGTTTTTTGAAGCAGAGGATATTCATGTTATGCGATTTAATGAGACAGAAGAAGAATTTGATGCACGTTTAGAAAGTTACGAGGAAGATTAA
- a CDS encoding helix-turn-helix domain-containing protein: MEIGKRIKNLRIQKNLTQEELGERTDLSKGYISQLERDLSSPSMETFFDILEVLGCSPKDFFEEGQKEQRVVYSAEEMTDFEDEEKGYQMKWLVPESNENEMEPVLLTFKESGEFKEFAPSLSETFGYVTKGAICIEIGLKRYYAKKGESIYFHGTKEHQIKNDFNGESQLLLVVTNSYL; this comes from the coding sequence ATGGAAATTGGCAAGCGAATCAAAAATTTACGAATTCAAAAAAATTTAACGCAAGAAGAACTGGGAGAACGAACGGATTTAAGTAAAGGATATATTTCTCAATTAGAGCGGGATTTAAGCTCACCCTCAATGGAGACTTTTTTTGATATTTTAGAAGTGTTAGGGTGCAGCCCTAAAGACTTTTTTGAAGAAGGGCAAAAAGAGCAACGTGTGGTTTATTCAGCAGAGGAAATGACGGATTTTGAGGACGAAGAAAAAGGCTATCAAATGAAATGGCTCGTTCCTGAATCAAATGAAAATGAAATGGAACCTGTGTTGCTTACGTTTAAAGAATCAGGAGAGTTTAAAGAATTTGCGCCCTCTCTTTCAGAAACATTTGGTTATGTAACGAAAGGCGCGATTTGTATTGAAATAGGCTTGAAACGTTATTATGCGAAAAAAGGCGAATCCATTTATTTTCATGGTACGAAAGAACATCAGATAAAAAATGATTTTAATGGCGAAAGCCAGCTGTTACTTGTGGTAACGAACTCTTATTTATAA